One Trichosurus vulpecula isolate mTriVul1 chromosome 7, mTriVul1.pri, whole genome shotgun sequence genomic region harbors:
- the LOC118856226 gene encoding HLA class II histocompatibility antigen, DO alpha chain-like: MAADRVLILGTLSLAVLLSPQGASEFIEAEHVGVYGTTFCQSYGPSGQFTQEFDEDELFYVDLEKKETVWRLPEFSHFASFDSQGGLTNIAMCKRHLEISIKRYNRSRIIAVPPEVTVFSESPVEMGQPNILICLVDNIFPPVVNIKWLRNGQLVTEGVSETDFYPRPDHKFRKFYYLTFLPNTEDFYDCKVEHWGLEQPVLKHWEPQVPSPLPETTETVVCALGLAVGLVGIIVGTILIIRATRSNSRVQHQGPL; the protein is encoded by the exons ATGGCTGCCGACAGAGTCCTGATCCTAGGGACCCTCTCACTGGCTGTGCTGCTGAGTCCCCAAGGAGCTTCTGAGTTCATTGAAG CTGAACATGTTGGGGTCTACGGCACAACTTTTTGCCAGTCCTATGGGCCCTCAGGCCAGTTTACACAAGAATTTGATGAAGATGAACTCTTTTATGTGGACCTGGAGAAGAAGGAGACTGTGTGGCGGCTCCCAGAGTTCAGCCATTTTGCTAGCTTTGACTCTCAGGGAGGGCTGACAAACATAGCCATGTGCAAGCGCCACCTGGAAATCTCAATCAAACGCTACAACAGAAGCAGGATCATCGCCG TGCCCCCTGAGGTGACTGTGTTCTCGGAGAGTCCCGTGGAGATGGGCCAGCCAAACATACTCATCTGCTTGGTGGACAACATCTTCCCCCCAGTGGTCAACATCAAGTGGCTTCGTAATGGGCAGTTGGTCACTGAAGGTGTGTCTGAGACAGACTTTTACCCTCGGCCTGACCACAAATTCCGCAAGTTCTACTACCTCACTTTTCTCCCCAACACAGAAGACTTTTATGACTGCAAAGTGGAGCACTGGGGCCTGGAGCAGCCAGTCCTCAAGCACTGGG aaCCCCAGGTTCCATCCCCACTGCCAGAGACAACAGAAACTGTGGTCTGTGCCCTTGGACTGGCTGTGGGTCTGGTGGGCATCATTGTGGGCACCATCCTCATAATCAGAGCCACGCGTTCCAACAGTAGGGTCCAACATCAAGGGCCTCT GTAA